The sequence GGCGTAGAAGAAAATATTCTCCAACATGGCACTGAATACAGCAGGATTGGTATAATTCAGATCCCATTGGTAATGATGAAAAACAGTCATTACCCATTTGTTGCATTCTGGCACAAAACTGAAACTGCCCGGTGAGGATTCCGGAAAAATTTCGGGCATGGTAGCATCCAGCTGATCGGGAATTTCTCTGTTGTCGAACATGTAAAAAAAGTCCTGATATTTTTTGTCACCCGCTTTGGCTTTTTTAGCCCACTCATGATGATGAGAAGTATGATTGAGTACAATATCAATCATCAGATACATGCCTGCTGCTTGCATTTTTTCTTGCAAACTTTTAAATTCATTCAAGGTTCCGAAGCGTTCATCAATTTTTCTGAAATCAGAAACGGCGTAGCCACCATCGCTTTCTCCTTCAGGGCTTTCGAACAAGGGCATCAGGTGTAAAAAATTAACACCCAGCTCTTGCAGGTATGGAAGTTTTTCAGGCATGCTTTTTAAATTGCCTGCAAAGCGGTCTACATACAAACTCATTCCGGTAATCTGATTGCTGGTAAACCAGGCACCCTGTTGTTCTTTTAGTGCATCTCTTTTTTTGAATGCCGGTTTTCTTTGTTTATAAGTTTCAATTAAAAGCGCTAATAAATTGTCAAATGGATTTTCAATGGATTGACCATTTGTATTTCCGTAAATAGAATAATATAGTTCCTGTAATGTATTTGCATTGGCAATCATACGTAAATAAAATGCATGATCAGGGCCGGCTATGTCCAGTAAATGGGTAAGGCAAAGTGTTTTTATTTTCTGATGCAATTCGTATTGAAACATAATTAGTCAAAAATTTGATTATTCAAATGTTTAAAAGCTTCCATAGCGCCCATGTACTCGCAAGTTCTTGCGCCGGCTTTATTGGCATTGATGACCATATGCGACCACATTTCCAATGAAAGGTCATTGAAGGTGGCAGGTTCCAGTTTACTTAGCTGATATAAAACAGCGCCTACAAATGCATCACCTGCTCCGGTTGTATCAACGGGTTTAACTGGAATAGAAGGAATAATATGTTGTTGACCATTGTAGCCGAGTAAAGTCCCATCCTTCCCCAATGTAATAGCAAATACTCCCTTGGTCTCGTCTAATAAAATAGCTGTTGCGGCTTCCAGGGTTTCTGTGTTAGTTAACAACATGGCTTCTTCGTCACTTACTTTAAAAAAATTGCAGTTGCGTAAAAAATGCCAGCTCTGACTAACAAAAGAGTCTGTATTGTTTTTGAATAACAGATGACGATAGTTGGGATCGAAGCTGATGAAAATATTATGGTGCAGCGCTTTCTGAAGCAGGTGCAAATAAGCAGCCTGCAAAGGGCCTGGTAAAAAACCAGTTGCCGATCCAAAATGTATAATAGAAATATTGTTCAAGTTAATAGAATCTATATCGTCAATGGACAATTGTGCATCGGCTCCTCTGTTAAAAACAAAATCTCTTTCGCCATTATTCATCAACGACACAAAAGCAAATGTGGTAAAATGGTTGGGGTCTTCTAACATCGCTTGAATACCCACTCCAAAAGAACGCATGGTTTCTATCAACTGATAGCCAAAAGGGTCTTTACCTACTTTGGCTGCGAGTTCCACTTTGCCACCCAGTGCAGCTATGGCAGCGGCAACATTGGTGGGAGCCCCCCCTGTCTTTTTTAAGAAGTTAGATCCCTCCGATAAAGGCATTCCTTTATCTGTGCAGATCATATCAATTAAGGCTTCTCCAATACAAAGAATTTTCATACAATTATTTTTTAATGGCCCCCCGAAGAAACCGCCTGCAGTTCTCCTTCAGGTTTAACATCTTTAATAAGCAAAGTGGCTGCACAAGCTAGCAATAATAATACACCTGCAAAAGAAATGGCTTTGCCAGAGTCGTTATTTAAATGGTGTTCCATAACGAAGCCAAAGCTAGTAGTTTGTAATATCATCGGAATCACAATCATCATATTGATGATTCCCATATATACGCCGTATTTTTCTTTAGGAATATCATTCACCACCATCAGGTAAGGTATGCCCATCATGCTAGCCCATGCAATGCCAAATCCTGCCATCGGAACAAACAAAAGATACTTGTTTTCAATTTGAGGAAACCACAATAGTGCAAGGCCTGCCATCAATAAACAAACCACATGTACTTTTTTAGGACTGAATTTTTTAGCCATCCATACCAAGGCAAAAGCAGATAAAAAAGTTACCACATTGTACCATCCATTCACTAAGCCTGCCCATCCCACTGCTTCTTCATACAAAGCTTTGTTTTCTGTTGGACTGGTTTTCCAAACAGACTGAGCAATACTCTTAGACGCATTTTGCCAATAACAAAACAAAGCATACCATTGAAACAGATATGCCAATGCTAGTTTCCACATCACTGCGGGCATATGAATGATGGCTTCCCCAATTTCTATAAAGGGTTGAAGCAACCCTTTCTTCTGTGCACGAAGAGCGGACAGTTCTTCTGGAGTAGGAGGTATCTCCGGCGTTTTAGAAATGCTCCACAACACAGAACTAATAGAACAAAGAGATCCTAGAAAGAAAGAGCCAAATACCCAGTAAGGAATGGCACCATGCTGACCCGGAATATATTTCTGAAAAAGAAAAAGAGAAATATTGGCCAGGGTAATGCCCAGACCGGTGAAAAAACTCTGCGTTAAAAATCCGGTAGCCAGCTGATCGCTAGGCAACTTATCTGCAATAAATGCACGGTAAGGTTCCATGGCGGTATTGTTGGCCGCATCTAACACCCATAACAAACCTGCAGCCATCCACAAGGTTGAGCTGAATGGATAGAGAAACAAACAAAGACTGCAGAACAAAGCGCCAATAAAGAAATAAGGTTTTCTTCTCCCGAAACGGGGATGCCAGGTACGGTCACTCAACACGCCAATAATCGGTTGTATTAATAAACCTGTCATAGGACCTGCCAAATTCAGCAAGGGTATTTCATCGGGCTTGGCACCTAAAAAATCATAGATTGGATTCACAGCACTCTGCTGTAAGCCAAAGCTGTATTGTATTCCAAAGAAACCCACATTCATGTTAATGATTTGCATGAAGCTGAGTTTGGGCTTGCTCAATTGCATAGATAATATGTTAGTCTCTAAAAATAATGAATTGAAGGCAAAAAAACATCCGCAGTGAAAATTGGCTAAATTTGCAAAATGCAACATGCTTTTACCTACGAGAAGAAAAAAGTGATACAAGGGCTTCGGTACCATTTTGTACAAAGACCCGAAGTGAAAGTATTGGTTGTATTGGTAAATGTATTTGCTATTGTTGCCGCCATTTTGTTTTACAGTAAAAAAATAAGACCCGAGCCCTTCTTATTGGGGTCTTTTATCTGGATCATGATGATGGCCAGTTTCTGGTATATCCTGCCGAATTCTATTTATAAGCAGGCTAAAGAAACTTTCCTAGATACTTTTGCTATTGCATTTAAAGACAGCGGCGTTACGCTGGAAAATGAAAAAGGATACAAGCATTGGGAATGGAATGAGTTCTCCCATTATTTTGAAAGCCCGCATTTCTTTCACTTATATTTTAATGCCAAGTCTTTTTTTATGGTACCCAAAGAAGGAATGGGCGAAGAATTCCGACACGAACTTAGAGGCGCGTTAAAGCGAGGAATTCTATCCAAGTAAATTTTTATACCCCAACTAATCTGAAAGTTCTTTACCCATAATTACATGGGGAATGGTGAGTTCAATAAATGGCTCGCTCATGACATCATAGCCTAGTTTTTCAAAAAAATGAATGGAGTCTTTGCGGGCATGCATAATAATTTTCTCAAAACGATTGTCCCGGGCCAGGTTTTCTGCAAACTGAACCATTGCTCTTCCAATGCCCTTACCCTGCAATCCGGACAATACGGCCAGCTGACGCAAACGGACAGTGTCGGGAGAAACTTTTACCAGCATGCAGCAGGCTTCCATAATACCTTCATCGGTATAGGCCAACAGTATATGATTCTTTTCTTCAGATAATTCTTCTGCACTAAAATCTAGACCAAGCGGTTTACGCAACAATTGGCGCCTCAATGCTACCATTTGTTCGTATTCCGCGGATCCATGTTGAATCATTTTTAGTGCCATAACACTAATATAACCATGATTTCTGAATAAAACCGGTCTAAAATCCAGAAAATACGCATTAATATGGCAGTCTGTGGAAACAAAAGTTGTTTAAAATATTGCTTATATCTCAAAATGTATATTTTTGCCGCAGTAAACAAAAACTTTTACAATGTCAGACATCGCAACAAGAGTAAAGAAAATCATCGTAGACAAATTGGGTGTAGACGAAGCTGAAGTAACTAATGAAGCTTCTTTTACCAACGATCTAGGTGCAGATTCTTTGGACACAGTTGAATTAATTATGGAATTCGAAAAAGAATTCAACATCTCTATTCCTGATGAGCAGGCTGAAACCATCACTACTGTAGGTCAGGCTGTTGCTTATTTAGAAGAGCACGCTAAGTAAGATATCTATTTAGTTAGGAATAATTTTAATCCGCCTTCTGATAAATTTGGAAGGCGGATTATAACATAAACA is a genomic window of Sediminibacterium sp. TEGAF015 containing:
- a CDS encoding carbohydrate kinase family protein, with amino-acid sequence MKILCIGEALIDMICTDKGMPLSEGSNFLKKTGGAPTNVAAAIAALGGKVELAAKVGKDPFGYQLIETMRSFGVGIQAMLEDPNHFTTFAFVSLMNNGERDFVFNRGADAQLSIDDIDSINLNNISIIHFGSATGFLPGPLQAAYLHLLQKALHHNIFISFDPNYRHLLFKNNTDSFVSQSWHFLRNCNFFKVSDEEAMLLTNTETLEAATAILLDETKGVFAITLGKDGTLLGYNGQQHIIPSIPVKPVDTTGAGDAFVGAVLYQLSKLEPATFNDLSLEMWSHMVINANKAGARTCEYMGAMEAFKHLNNQIFD
- a CDS encoding MFS transporter, with protein sequence MQIINMNVGFFGIQYSFGLQQSAVNPIYDFLGAKPDEIPLLNLAGPMTGLLIQPIIGVLSDRTWHPRFGRRKPYFFIGALFCSLCLFLYPFSSTLWMAAGLLWVLDAANNTAMEPYRAFIADKLPSDQLATGFLTQSFFTGLGITLANISLFLFQKYIPGQHGAIPYWVFGSFFLGSLCSISSVLWSISKTPEIPPTPEELSALRAQKKGLLQPFIEIGEAIIHMPAVMWKLALAYLFQWYALFCYWQNASKSIAQSVWKTSPTENKALYEEAVGWAGLVNGWYNVVTFLSAFALVWMAKKFSPKKVHVVCLLMAGLALLWFPQIENKYLLFVPMAGFGIAWASMMGIPYLMVVNDIPKEKYGVYMGIINMMIVIPMILQTTSFGFVMEHHLNNDSGKAISFAGVLLLLACAATLLIKDVKPEGELQAVSSGGH
- a CDS encoding YcxB family protein, translated to MQHAFTYEKKKVIQGLRYHFVQRPEVKVLVVLVNVFAIVAAILFYSKKIRPEPFLLGSFIWIMMMASFWYILPNSIYKQAKETFLDTFAIAFKDSGVTLENEKGYKHWEWNEFSHYFESPHFFHLYFNAKSFFMVPKEGMGEEFRHELRGALKRGILSK
- a CDS encoding GNAT family N-acetyltransferase; amino-acid sequence: MALKMIQHGSAEYEQMVALRRQLLRKPLGLDFSAEELSEEKNHILLAYTDEGIMEACCMLVKVSPDTVRLRQLAVLSGLQGKGIGRAMVQFAENLARDNRFEKIIMHARKDSIHFFEKLGYDVMSEPFIELTIPHVIMGKELSD
- a CDS encoding acyl carrier protein, with protein sequence MSDIATRVKKIIVDKLGVDEAEVTNEASFTNDLGADSLDTVELIMEFEKEFNISIPDEQAETITTVGQAVAYLEEHAK